In Geobacillus kaustophilus, a genomic segment contains:
- a CDS encoding Hsp20/alpha crystallin family protein has product MALIPYDPFRHLESIRRDMNRFFASDFPSLFTHMDEQHWMPRIDMHETDNEYVVSCDLPGLERKEDVHIDVQNNMLTISGTIQRHHDVKEEQMHRRERFFGRFQRSITLPADAAAENIRATYKNGVLDIHIPKTTTGTKKRVDIEFH; this is encoded by the coding sequence ATGGCGTTAATTCCGTATGACCCGTTCCGACACTTGGAGTCGATCCGCCGGGATATGAACCGCTTTTTTGCTAGTGATTTTCCATCGCTGTTCACTCATATGGATGAGCAGCACTGGATGCCGCGCATCGATATGCATGAAACGGACAACGAATACGTCGTTTCGTGCGATTTGCCGGGGCTGGAGCGGAAAGAGGATGTGCACATTGACGTGCAGAACAACATGTTGACCATCAGCGGCACGATTCAACGCCACCACGATGTCAAAGAAGAACAAATGCACCGGCGCGAACGCTTTTTCGGCCGCTTCCAGCGTTCGATCACCCTGCCGGCGGATGCCGCGGCGGAAAACATTCGCGCGACGTACAAAAACGGCGTGCTTGACATTCATATCCCGAAAACAACGACAGGAACGAAAAAACGCGTTGATATCGAGTTCCATTAA